The DNA window ACCAACAATAGAAAAATGTTTGTTCCTCAGAAATCTAGACTGTTATTGTATAAACTACGTcattttctgtcaaaagaaaaaccCAAATATCAAAATCTATAAATGTAATTCAAGCCTGTTTGAACATTTCAACACAATGCCACGTAACTGTTAGCAATGAAGTGAAATGCTAAAATACTTTCAGACGTAATGATGTGAGGCGGTTTTCCTGGTAAAGTGCTGTCCTTCTTACATTGTTTCTGCTTTTGCTGAAATGCAGGTCTTTATTTAGAAAGTGACATAATGCTGTCTGAGGTCCATTTACCACATAACACCATGATGCAGTGCTTTCTGACTGCTGAATCAGGTATCCAGGCTGCAACTATACagtcaatcaatccatccattcattcattctctAAAGGGGACACTTGAGAGTCATTTCAGCTGAATAACAATGAATAACACCGCTCTGAAGAATAAGTAGGACATGTTTATGGAGATTGAAAACACTGCCACATCTCACAGTAAAGCCGAAAAATATTGTTGTCCCCCTTTTTGtggaatgaaaaaacaaaacaaggatgACATAACAGTGACCTTAAGAGGTACTCAGAGGCTGATTTTAAAGGCAGTGGAGGCTTCCAGAGCTTGTGCAAAGTGCAGCTGACTGGCAGCTTCAAATTGAAGAAAATATGGGATTTGAAAGAGAGGATGTGAAATTTGTTCTCCAGAACAGTTATggtaaataagtaaataagtaAACTTGTAGAGGCCACAAGGGGACTGCTGGAAATGCTGGTGCATATCCGCACTGAATCACTAACTAATGGGGCATATGATAAATAGAAGGGCTGGggatctttgggtgtctcacgatgcGATccgatttcgattcttggggtcacgattggATTGAGAATCTAATTTCTATTCAAAATCATTCTGGAGTCATGACTCAAAGTCCatttatgaattagtacataccTGAGGATCTACGCCAGCCATCAGTGAGACTGGCTggatttcttgttgctctatttggcattctactgagtgaaggagctagcattagcacttagcagggagtgactgataagccaaaaaaaaaaaaaaagagttttggaagttatgaatcaatttaaaatctttgaagataacaatctcgatttttacatgaatcgatttttttttgtcccaccCCTAATAAATACAGCTCTGCAATTTCAAGAAAATATAGCTTTACCCAATTGATGTTTCAGATGAATTCAGGTGAGTTTGTTATcaaaaggcaaggcaagtttatttctatagcacaacaacaaggcaattcaaagtgcttcacacaagacatcaaaagcatcatgacagaggaaagaatcttattaaaattgtttaatgaaaggcagctgtaaacaggtgtgtcttcaaccttgATTTAAAAGAGCTAAGAGTTTCAGctgacctgcagttttctgggagtttgttccagatatagggagcatagaaactgaacgctgcttctccgtgtttggttctgactctggagacagagagcagaccagTCCCAGACAAcatgagcggtctggatggttcgtaattaatcaggaggtcactaatgtattttggccctcaACCTTTGagtgctttataaaccagcagcagaattttaaagtctattctctgacagactggcaGCCAGTGTacagacctcagaactggactgatgtcgATCCATTTCCTTGGTTTTGGTaaggactctagcagcagcgttctggatcagctgcagttgtctgactgattttttaggcagacctgtaaaagacactgttacagtaatcaagacgactgaagataaaagcatggacaagtttttccaggtcctgctgggacaaAACACAGTAAATCCTTCAGAACACTTCTATCTGTTCCTCTCAGGTCTGATCATTTCACTGCTGTTGTAGTCTTATTTAAACTACAGACTGGTTTGGCGACAGCAGCCATGTTGTCTCTGAATACTGAAAtatttcctctttcctctcaaTTAAAGCTCCAGCTCTTCTCAGAAAACTGTCAACAGGTTCGAGTTGTTTTCTTGATGTGTTCTTGTCCCACCACAGAGCCTGGGATTCAATAATCCAAACCATTAACGCAGATCTAAAGGGCAAACAGTCATTAGGTTAATTAGCCCGTTATCTAATAAAGACTGAATATATAAGAAAAGGCCACTGACATGACCTGTGTTCTGTATGTCACAGTCACATGGACGTTAGTGCAGCCTGCCTGAGGGTTTGTCAGTCACTTCTTTAGTGGTCACACATGACTGAACCACTGCTGGCCAagcaaaggaagaaaaaaaaatgtcattcaaaGGCTTTAACTGTCCAAAAAACtgatgataaaaatgttttaaaaatgttttactccaAATACTTGTACTTCTGTTGTCTTAAAATGTAGTAGTTCTGGGCTGAGTTCAAAGATTTCGAGACAATACTCCTTCTATGAGGTTAAAACTCAGCAATGAggtgttttaaattaaataaaaaagggggggaggggggatgcACAAGCATGGCCTGTCCCCTCAACTCTGCTTTTACTTTTAGAGTTCatgaatatatatttaacaaCTCTGTGATATGCCATGTGTAAATCGTCCCTGATGACTCTGTCCTGTCGCATTCAGAAAGCATGAAGCACGTAGTCATGTGTCTCTGTCAGATGGACTGAGATAGGACCACATGATCAACACAGGAAACTGAGCGCAAAGCACAAAGACAGAGCACAGTGTTCGCGTTATGTTTCTGCTGCAACCCATGCACACTAAACAAACGCACACGCTCTCTCCTCTGACCATCACACACGCTCAACAAGGGTCTCTATTCTTTTCCAACGTAAAAGGGAATGATGAGCCGCTCTTTAAAACATTTCCGAATTCATTTCAAAGGAGGACTCACAAGACGTTTGAATAAATAGACTAGCAGGGGATACACACTACCTTCTTACTCTGAGGTATGCCAAGAACTCAAGAGCTGCAATGACTTCAAACTAGTTCTGTGACAAAGCACATGAACGAGAACACAACCAGAGGCAACGTGagcacgtaaaaaaaaaaaaaaaaaaaaaggctcctcTCTGGTGTGTAAACCTCAAGACATTTGtataaacataaaacataaaccaacaTAAACTGATGAGATCAAGGAATGACTGAACAGCCAGATGAAGGAACGGAGAGGGAGACCATGAGTTCTGCTCCTAAAAATTGCTTCTCGAAGATGATGTCAGAAATCTACATGTCTTTAATTTATGGCCAAAGAGACCCTCAAAACCTAGATTGGACCAGCACATGTCCAGCATCAGCTCTAAGATCACCTGCTCATACGTTTTCAATTCACAACTAATTCCTGCATTAAATTAAGTAACACAACTTGATATTTCTACATTCCTTTGGAAAAATGTGACGATATGTGAATAATTGTTTGGGTGGCAGCGTCTCCAACTTCCTCCTGTCTGCAGGTAAAGATTACCTTGGGCATGACACAGAATCCTCAAACTGTGGTAACGATTTTCAAAACTTTTAAGACTTaagagacagagggggggatCCAGAGGGCAGCTAGGGGCACCATTGAAATCTGATTTGACACCCCCACCGGCCACTCCAAAATCCTGAagtatgattggctatttgcctttaTCAGAGGCGAgacttattttaaaatcaacgaTTTGGGATGTGCTGTAAAAATCTGCTCAAGATTTATTTGTAATTCAATTTGGTACAATTCCTTTTGTCATATTTTAGCATGTTTAAGTTGCTTTAAAGTTAGTATGAAGCAGATATGATTAGTGAAGATGGTAGAGAGAataatgtgtgagtgtgcactCAAACTTCATGTCACCCCTGCACAAGACAGTTCCCCAGCTGGGGTGCCCCATTCAAAAAAGACTGGATCCGCCCTTTTTAAGTCAAATCATACTACTTACTGTTGGTCAACAGACTACAGTGACAGTATGTGCACCATGGTATGAAGGTAAGGTGTGTGAACAGAGAAGGAAAGTTAGTGTCATAATAAAGGCCTGAACCACCAAAGTCATCAGTTCTCTCTAAACTATAAAAATTACAgaagtaaacatttagtttagagaAGCTTAGCCTTGGAGtaggcctgtgtgtgtctgtgaaagaGTAGTGAGTGTGACTGCCAAATGATGGCATTCTGTCAAacaggttacacacacacacacacacacacacacacacacacacacacacacacacacacacacacacacacacacacacacacacacacacacacacacacacacacacacacacacacacacacacacacacacacacacacacacacacacacacagtacaaaaAAATTCCTTTCCCTTAGCTTTCTGACAGTTAAATGATGTGGATGATAAGTCCAGTTTAAGGCAGCTACACTCTGTGTGCTCTTTCATAAAAATCAAGATTTGTGAAAACacaacgcccccccccccctcccccgagaaaaaaatgtcttagGTTTAGTAACAAGCTACATCCTCACAGCAGTCCAATAAATCAGTCTCTCCACGACTTCTACTGACCATCATTTGttagtggaaaaagaagcaAACCTTGGCTTGTCGTCAAATTATCCGCATGTTCCCCTTTCCAGACGTTTGTAAGCGACTAGATGTTTGTTTAGACGGTGCAGTAAACAATTTGTCTGAATTAATTCCCCCTCACTGCTGGAATCAGTCCCTTCTGCTTTCTGGAAGATGAAAACTTATTTTAGCTTGTTAATCGAACTCGGGTCTCACTTACTTTCCGCTCCGCTGAAGCTATTTTTTCACACGCAAACAATCACTAAACTTAGACAAAACTTCCAATAAAGTTGGCTTAACATACCTCAAATGCTGTGCACGGCTAATAATCTTCCATCGACTATAAGTATGCTGCGGTTGGTGTTGAGGACGTCTGTGCAGCCAATCCTGAATCTGCAGAGCACTGGCAGTGTAGCAGGCCAGCTACGCTGGCCCCATCTAGAGCCGTATGTAGAGTGGGTTGAGCATAgtctcctcctgcaggctgTCTAGAGAGCCAATAGTAggtctaatgtttttttaatgagaaactGGAGACGTTAATACCATACCAGTAAAGGTTCTTAGTCATACACGGTGGCATAAAATAAACTATAGTCCAAATAACACAAAGCTCACTTCCTCTACAGCTGACATTTAATATCAACtaatcatttaaatgtgaattAAATAGTAACGGCAAGCTCTGTAAGAAATAACTAGTCTGCCAAGTGTATAAACAGCTAACATTTAATACATTAAAAGGGCTAGCCTACATGTTCTACGATGTTTAGTTATGCTTGATAGATATAATTTATAGCTAATGCTAAACTTTTATGTCGCCAATAATTGTCTTGATCCACTAAGAAAAGGTCATCCAGAGCCTCAAGCATTGCATTATTATCGGAACATTCTTATCACATGTGAATTATGAAAATgaattataattatatttattaGTAGTATTATTATTACAGACTATTGCCATCATATTTGGCTTTAAAGCCAAAGTCTAGCTTAATCATTGCTTAGGCAAACTACTACTAGCTAACCATTACATTACTGCTTAAACAGCGCAGATTATGGCAGCTCATGCTTTTGCCAACGATGTTATATATCAGAAACTTGCCCTCTTTCTTTGTCCTAAGCTGACCTggctttttaaacatctttgcTGAAGACCGTTTTGGTTGACTAAACCCTAGTTATGCACTGCTCTGGCTTCTGCTCATGCAGCTGTGTCGGCTGGGTCTCTTATCCGGGGTTTTAGCAGTGACGCAATGTTTCCAGATGTGGAGCAGGAGGGAAAAATCGTATTAGTCTTTCCAGAGGAACAATTATTTACCCTCCGACAAATATAAACgaacatatttttaattataGGCTACTAATGAAGCATCAGTGTGGGTCACTAGTGCATGCAAattgtgtgtttaaattgttGTGTTTAAACTTAATTTTCTGCTGTATGTTAAATACACACCATCTCTTTCACAAGCAGATAAATGACGCATATTTGActgctttttaaacataaacatgacaTAACTAATGTGTTTTGTAACATCACACTGCACCCTTTTAATAGTGGCACCAAACAGCAGACTCAGAGACAAATTGGGATTACATAACCATTTGTGCAAATCTTTGTATATTTATTTCCGTCAGTGAAGGTTACACAATAAATGACTGTCATATTGTGAGGGTTTCTTACTAAGTTAAgtctgaaaatatatattttgactGACACGTCTGTTAAAAGTGGATTATAATAACACCCTGTAAACAAGCGAGGGACAACTTGTGATTcaaaactttttattaattGTTTTGAGCCTATAAGCTTTTGGAAAAGtataacaaaaaaatcaaccttCTAGATGTGTTTAGTTTTATAACTTACATAACTTTCAAAGAACCTGCCATGTTGTCTATTTAAGATATGTTTGtaggttttattgtatttattcgTTAAACAACACTGGTGAAAGCTGTTTATCTGTATGTTCAGTGAGAAAGGAGTGGGTGGAGAAGCATGTTGGACAACACTGCGCAGTGGTTTGTTTTGCCAGATTGTCTGCTCAAATCTGACGGACAGAGACCTCGTCTTGGTTTCCATCTCCTACCTGAATTTGCACAAAAAAGTCCAAGTGCGCCCCCTGTTGAATTAGAGAGGACATAAATATAAACCGTTTTAACGTAGGGATATTTCAGGACGGTCACTCGTGCATTTGCAATGTTTATGAGTGCACTAAAGTACTTAAACCAAAAGTTATTTAAGTGACTCAATAATTACAATGATCTAGGGACGACATGCCTGATTTGTCAAGTACATTGTCATGATTTTCCATTACGATTTGAAATTAAACTTGTCTTGTGTACACAGTCCAAATAATACACACCCTGAACAGTGCATACTGTTGGTGTTATATCATGGGTGTGCTTGATAAGTGTTGCATAAGTAGAGAGGCAGCTAAAAGAAATACATTGCAACAGGTTAGTAATGACCATGTACCACACTGATGATGCAGTGCACGTCATTGACACTCATATCAAGAAGTACGTACATAATTATCTTGTGCGCTGAGTTACTaacttgtgcacacaagatatatatttttttttacttttcaggacttcaggggctccgtagtgATCGACACAGTTTCTAAAGTTAAATTCTATTCTCTCCCAAATCAGATTTGGCCTGAGCATAGATTTATGTCTGCATTACACATTATAAATTAATCAATCTATTCATACTAAATTTCCCCAAATAAATTATATCTTATCCTATCCCACAAACAGCTTTATTATCATTCcatttagtctttttttctgcactacacatgggagaaaaaaaaatggccagATGCACAAATaacttctgtttattttattaacaatctgtatcatttcaataacattttaaaagtattaCAATTATATACAAGGGATAATTGGTGCTGCAGACACTCAGCATGATGAGCCCCACAGATGTTTTCTTAATATGAAACATTGCCCATCTAGGGAGCAAAGTTTAATCCAAAAAAAACCTTgtcacataataataataaacttcaCAGATGGAATTATTGTAATTATTACCGACTTTGCATAATGTGTAACAATTTGTACTGTTCTGCATCAATGTAGACATtcaacatttaagaaaaaaggtCAGTAAACTCTTGAATGGCATTAGTGCTGCCTCACTACCCCCAGCATTCACACCTAGACTGGTGAGGGTCAGATAAAGAGCACACACTTCATTTACTGATCAGAGAGTTTTGAAGAAGGAGATAAATCTGATTGGCTATTCAGCCGCTCCTGCTGGACAGGCACTGGTTGACCACCTCCAGTAGAGAAGAATTCTCCAGAGCTGCTGCCACCCTCTCTTTGTCTGCCAGCTGTTTGTTCACTGCACAAAAGAGAAAAGGTAAATAACGTTGATacatgtagaaaaacaaaatgttcccTGTTTAACAATTAGCAATAATCAAGGAGGTATGTTCAAACATCTGAACAGGCTTGTTGTCTTCTTTTGACATTACATACCGGCTTCCTCTGAGGCATGAGTCCCTGGAGTGATCTGGACATCAATCTGAGAAAGAATAGTTCAACCCATTGCATTTAGACTACAACTGAAACACAGCAAAGCTAATACTCAATAATTAGTGGAAATGACTTTGATGTGCATCCCAATTTTCACCACATGCATGTGCTTACTTTAAACCTCTCCGGCAGGGAGCGTAGCAGCTTGACTTTGATTGACAGACCAATGAGTGTTGCCATGCTGCAGTGAGGGATGGTGGGTGTGAATTCAATGCCGACGATGTTCTCTGCATCATTAACCTGAGAAGAGACAAAATGGGACTGAACTTGTAAACCACAACACTTAGGTCATTTTTCCATctcaactgaactgaaaaaatgctcaaaacaatttaaaaggTAGATACCTTGACTCGAACTTGCTCCACGACATTGAGTTCCTCAAGAGACAGAGGATGTTCTGGGTCATTGATGGATCTGATCATATGTATTTCTAGTTAAGGAGGTATTACAACCATAGACTGGAAGATTACAACCCAAAGCATAAAGTTATAAAAGGCTTCAATAAATCAAGACAGGTTTTTACACTTACTAAGAAATAAAgtagctttttttcccccacaactgatcCTAACACAATCTTCATGTTTGTGACACCTGTATGTCTCAGAGGGAAAAAATACCCCCAAAAAAGCTCAAATTGCCAATATTTTGGGCAATGAGGCAATCATTCCACTGCAGTACTTGTTCGTGATTCCTCCATGAATAATACATATTTAATACCAATTGAAAAACTGGTGattcattttcagtttcaaaaacTTCAAATTTGTCCCACAGGCCATcagacttttgaacacaaaaaaaaataatccctccatcccccctcaaacccccacacaggactacctcactggactgtaaaatacaatataacatacatcacaaacgCGCAATATATTTTATCTGTGCAGTCATTGTATACATAGCTTTTTCATATTgttctatgtaaatacttgctgctgttttttttttatcctgcactacaacgagccaaatgcaacgaaatgtCGTTCTTATCTGctctgtaaagtacaagtttgaatgacaataaagaaagtctaaatCTACTTAAGTTTCCAAGTGCGCAAAGTCTGCCAGCATGGTTATTGAAGTGTTACACTTAGGTTACATAGCAGTGGATGACGTCATTAATAAAGCAGGGTAGCCTACAAAAAATCCTAAAGGCTCTAATAAAAGACTCCCTATCCAATAACACCATGCTGtaaataataatgcagacaGCTGTTAAAGTTAGACAAGAAAGAAATATTCGTGTACACAATATAACTTTACATCCTGTCGCTGTTACACGAGCACACAGTTATCTGTCGGGTGTAAAACTAGAGACAAGCAGAGGTGAACCACAACAGGATATCGAATATTTCTCTGTCGTCGATCGGATCATGGATGTCTTCGTCCTCATCGTTCGCAGTCTGCAACCTCTCCCCCGTCCGCTGGAAAACCACAGGGTTTGCGTTCTCCAGCTGGCTTCCTCCTGACATGTTCAAACCTTAATGTAATCCTTAATGTAATCCACGTTGAAGCGGGTACgatgctgtgctgctgctgctgctgctgctggaccaAACTAACTGCgcatacacaaacaaaacgCACGAGTTTCACTTCCGGGTATTACGGAAAGCGAACGTGACCAAACAGATAGTGGCACAAGGTGAAGTCTTCTCTTTAGAGTTGACATTTACCGATATGTTTTTATGACCAAAATACTCTGCTATTATTACTACTTTATTGGAAAATCTAATTCtcaacataacataacataacacgCTCTAGCTATTTGCCTGGTGTCAGGATGGTTAAAGATATTTTAGGCAGCATCAATGTTGATAGACACAAATTTGATTCCAGGTgatttttaaatagaaaaggTAGCTGCCCTACCTGTGTACAGGAAGTAAAAGAGATTCTGCTTTTGTCCTTTTAGTTACAGATGATTGAAACATGTTCT is part of the Labrus bergylta chromosome 10, fLabBer1.1, whole genome shotgun sequence genome and encodes:
- the ciao2b gene encoding cytosolic iron-sulfur assembly component 2B — translated: MSGGSQLENANPVVFQRTGERLQTANDEDEDIHDPIDDREIFDMIRSINDPEHPLSLEELNVVEQVRVKVNDAENIVGIEFTPTIPHCSMATLIGLSIKVKLLRSLPERFKIDVQITPGTHASEEAVNKQLADKERVAAALENSSLLEVVNQCLSSRSG